The following are encoded in a window of Dysidea avara chromosome 4, odDysAvar1.4, whole genome shotgun sequence genomic DNA:
- the LOC136252487 gene encoding uncharacterized protein isoform X2: protein MAQLELPVPELVVEDFKRGWIRFEFVATTKEWDAAKQLAVIPALLRGKLIDYYVDFDDTIKGDLKLLRAALEERAGKREDPLAASRSFSQRSQRQEAMTSSVLLQRLLTGLLPEISRQLLLRSKPTTFTAAVKDATEIEYALEFGGEEDGVHAIRPTQPTPEQSNATALHQKLDSLTKRLESLEVTIGKSQTPNRPGYGRDRGNRRDRRIGPCYNCGEEGHLRRNCPLNYYGPTPKVDDSWSRRP from the exons ATGGCACAATTGGAGCTACCAGTCCCAGAATTAGTTGTGGAAGATTTCAAACGAGGTTGGATTCGCTTCGAATTCGTCGCCACGACCAAGGAATGGGACGCAGCCAAACAACTCGCAGTAATACCAGCGCTGCTGAGGGGGAAGCTGATAGACTACTACGTGGACTTTGACGACACTATTAAGGGCGACCTGAAACTCCTAAGGGCAGCACTCGAGGAGAGAGCGGGAAAAAGGGAGGATCCACTAGCTGCTTCAAGAAGCTTCAGCCAACGCAGCCAAAGGCAAG AAGCTATGACTTCATCAGTGCTGCTTCAGAGACTCCTAACTGGTCTGCTCCCAGAAATCAGCCGCCAGTTACTGTTGCGCAGTAAACCAACCACCTTTACTGCAGCTGTTAAGGATGCCACAGAGATTGAGTACGCCTTGGAATTTGGTGGAGAGGAAGATGGTGTTCATGCCATAAGGCCAACTCAGCCAACTCCAGAACAGTCCAATGCCACTGCATTACATCAGAAGTTGGATTCCCTCACCAAGAGGCTAGAGTCCCTGGAAGTGACGATAGGGAAATCCCAAACACCTAATAGGCCTGGTTATGGCAGGGATAGGGGGAACCGCAGAGATCGCCGCATTGGACCATGCTACAATTGTGGGGAGGAAGGCCATTTACGCCGTAATTGTCCTTTAAACTACTATGGACCAACCCCGAAGGTGGACGACAGCTGGTCTCGCCGCCCATAA
- the LOC136252487 gene encoding paraneoplastic antigen Ma3-like isoform X1: MAQLELPVPELVVEDFKRGWIRFEFVATTKEWDAAKQLAVIPALLRGKLIDYYVDFDDTIKGDLKLLRAALEERAGKREDPLAASRSFSQRSQRQGERVSDFASSLKQLFKSAFPTEAMTSSVLLQRLLTGLLPEISRQLLLRSKPTTFTAAVKDATEIEYALEFGGEEDGVHAIRPTQPTPEQSNATALHQKLDSLTKRLESLEVTIGKSQTPNRPGYGRDRGNRRDRRIGPCYNCGEEGHLRRNCPLNYYGPTPKVDDSWSRRP; the protein is encoded by the coding sequence ATGGCACAATTGGAGCTACCAGTCCCAGAATTAGTTGTGGAAGATTTCAAACGAGGTTGGATTCGCTTCGAATTCGTCGCCACGACCAAGGAATGGGACGCAGCCAAACAACTCGCAGTAATACCAGCGCTGCTGAGGGGGAAGCTGATAGACTACTACGTGGACTTTGACGACACTATTAAGGGCGACCTGAAACTCCTAAGGGCAGCACTCGAGGAGAGAGCGGGAAAAAGGGAGGATCCACTAGCTGCTTCAAGAAGCTTCAGCCAACGCAGCCAAAGGCAAGGTGAAAGGGtgtcagattttgcttcttctCTTAAACAGTTATTTAAGAGCGCCTTTCCTACAGAAGCTATGACTTCATCAGTGCTGCTTCAGAGACTCCTAACTGGTCTGCTCCCAGAAATCAGCCGCCAGTTACTGTTGCGCAGTAAACCAACCACCTTTACTGCAGCTGTTAAGGATGCCACAGAGATTGAGTACGCCTTGGAATTTGGTGGAGAGGAAGATGGTGTTCATGCCATAAGGCCAACTCAGCCAACTCCAGAACAGTCCAATGCCACTGCATTACATCAGAAGTTGGATTCCCTCACCAAGAGGCTAGAGTCCCTGGAAGTGACGATAGGGAAATCCCAAACACCTAATAGGCCTGGTTATGGCAGGGATAGGGGGAACCGCAGAGATCGCCGCATTGGACCATGCTACAATTGTGGGGAGGAAGGCCATTTACGCCGTAATTGTCCTTTAAACTACTATGGACCAACCCCGAAGGTGGACGACAGCTGGTCTCGCCGCCCATAA
- the LOC136253925 gene encoding ubiquitin-conjugating enzyme E2-17 kDa-like, whose protein sequence is MVYGIEFWCFCVRHEFVHPPRKEARAYGDSRVITPAAVRRLKKELFTVLTNPEPMISFSPVEDDIVNWKATIKGPVDSPYEGGVFHIKIAFPVEYPFKPPKVTFQTKIYHPNIGSTGNHVGCISLELLCSGWRANVTVSKLLLAIQSTLYEADTDNALEPDITREYNTDRVKFNETARQWTKQYAV, encoded by the exons atggtgTACGGCATTGAATTCTGGTGCttttgtgttcgccatgaatttgtgcatccaccaag GAAAGAAGCTCGTGCCTATGGAGATTCTCGAGTGATAAC tCCAGCAGCTGTCAGGCGGCTGAAGAAAGAATTATTCACCGTCTTGACCAATCCAGAACCAATGATCAGTTTTAGTCCAGTTGAAGATGACATTGTAAACTGGAAGGCAACCATCAAGGGACCTGTAGACAGTCCTTATGAAGGAGGAGTGTTCCATATTAAAATAGCATTTCCAGTAGAGTATCCTTTCAAGCCACCAAAGGTCACATTCCAAACAAAGATATATCATCCTAACATTGGGTCAACAGGCAATCATGTGGGATGCATTAGTTTAGAATTGTTGTGCTCTGGCTGGAGAGCAAATGTCACAGTGTCTAAACTGCTCTTAGCTATTCAGTCAACATTGTATGAAGCTGATACTGATAATGCACTGGAGCCTGACATAACTCGTGAGTACAACACTGACCGAGTCAAGTTTAATGAGACAGCAAGACAGTGGACCAAGCAATACGCTGTCTAA
- the LOC136252495 gene encoding protein mono-ADP-ribosyltransferase PARP3-like isoform X1 yields the protein MMMTMKLELLSREMNLMLLLRWCIHKEDDPGKSQIAKGFEVLEEIEALFAKKSTNRAKLSELSSRFYTIIPHDFGRKVPPVIDDEETLRKKFDMLLVLGDIKIPQSMQKDQQEASQKEEI from the exons atgatgatgacaat GAAACTCGAGCTGTTGTCAAGGGAGATGAACTTGATGCTCCTCTTAAGatggtgcat ACACAAAGAAGATGACCCTGGCAAGTCACAAATTGCTAAAGGATTTGAG GTGCTGGAGGAGATTGAGGCATTGTTTGCTAAGAAATCAACCAACAGAGCAAAACTTTCAGAGCTGAGCTCCCGTTTCTATACCATCATACCTCATGACTTTGGTCGTAAAGTTCCCCCAGTGATCGATGATGAGGAAACATTAAGGAAGAAATTTGACATGTTATTG GTGTTGGGAGATATTAAAATACCTCAGTCAATGCAGAAGGATCAACAAGAAGCCAGTCAGAAAGAAGAGATATAA
- the LOC136252495 gene encoding protein mono-ADP-ribosyltransferase PARP3-like isoform X2: protein MMMTIHKEDDPGKSQIAKGFEVLEEIEALFAKKSTNRAKLSELSSRFYTIIPHDFGRKVPPVIDDEETLRKKFDMLLVLGDIKIPQSMQKDQQEASQKEEI, encoded by the exons atgatgatgacaat ACACAAAGAAGATGACCCTGGCAAGTCACAAATTGCTAAAGGATTTGAG GTGCTGGAGGAGATTGAGGCATTGTTTGCTAAGAAATCAACCAACAGAGCAAAACTTTCAGAGCTGAGCTCCCGTTTCTATACCATCATACCTCATGACTTTGGTCGTAAAGTTCCCCCAGTGATCGATGATGAGGAAACATTAAGGAAGAAATTTGACATGTTATTG GTGTTGGGAGATATTAAAATACCTCAGTCAATGCAGAAGGATCAACAAGAAGCCAGTCAGAAAGAAGAGATATAA